A single Cucumis melo cultivar AY chromosome 4, USDA_Cmelo_AY_1.0, whole genome shotgun sequence DNA region contains:
- the LOC103486862 gene encoding calmodulin-binding protein 25 yields the protein MYCNTIGNTEPKRKRKKKRNADACSLLKQRVFSLPSLPPYLFSFFHFPLSSSSLHSSFFFNLPIPIHLWLPPTIFPPFLTLGPSVPPSKTYGFPILSPAKLNPSPELFNLPFSPPPIIIPTPPSSTSSPPIPTTPLPPFQVSPPVPLPSSTPPPPAPSSSKRHRSTIPPTAGKVSKRKSRASKNHTTFITADPANFRQMVQQVTGVRFGNSQIQIPPILKPEPQRVSARFAVCGGDGLPTLDTSAFLLNNNQQQQQSSGSGSEITQPGPVSFGSELELPNHGPIGSDFDTFSSFPTLESWKAVI from the coding sequence TACGGAaccaaaaagaaagagaaaaaagaaaagaaatgctGACGCGTGTTCTCTTTTGAAACAACGCGTTTTCTCCCTTCCTTCACTACCGCCCTATTTATTCTCCTTCTTCCATTTCCCCCTTTCTTCCTCCTCACTCcattcttccttcttcttcaaccttccAATTCCCATCCATCTATGGCTTCCTCCGACAATTTTCCCTCCTTTCTTAACACTTGGTCCATCCGTTCCTCCTTCCAAGACCTATGGCTTCCCGATCCTTTCTCCCGCGAAGCTCAATCCCTCACCAGAGCTCTTCAATCTTCCCTTCTCCCCTCCTCCGATAATAATCCCCACTCCTCCTTCCTCGACCTCATCTCCCCCGATTCCAACGACCCCACTCCCACCGTTTCAGGTATCTCCGCCGGTGCCGCTCCCGAGCTCGACACCCCCCCCTCCTGCTCCCTCCTCCTCCAAGCGACACAGGTCTACGATTCCCCCTACAGCTGGGAAGGTCTCCAAGCGCAAATCTAGAGCTTCCAAGAATCACACCACGTTTATTACGGCGGACCCGGCCAACTTCCGGCAGATGGTACAGCAAGTCACGGGTGTTAGGTTTGGTAACTCCCAAATCCAGATTCCCCCAATTCTTAAACCCGAGCCGCAAAGGGTTAGTGCTCGTTTCGCCGTGTGCGGCGGTGATGGACTTCCGACACTTGATACGTCGGCGTTTTTGCTTAACAACAACCAGCAGCAGCAGCAGAGCTCCGGGAGTGGATCGGAAATCACTCAACCGGGTCCGGTTTCGTTTGGGTCGGAGTTGGAGTTGCCGAATCACGGTCCAATCGGGTCGGATTTTGATACATTTTCGTCTTTTCCCACTCTTGAGTCATGGAAGGCTGTCATCTGA
- the LOC103486861 gene encoding protein SYM1, translating into MVPCGLTLSLKPPTLCTRISFNGGHISAFGLQAPILETPVQMKGTRVCSFRHNHRLEFNDVGRRQMQCGSLRFTDFRISASSGDGSGDGFGSGAGDGGYGGYGHENSGGGEGDSGKSGNNWSFLSWYLTLLAKYPALVKSITSGILNALGDLICQIVFEEAPSADLRRTFRFSLLGLVLVGPALHFWYLYLSQLVTLPGASGAFVRLLLDQFIFTPVFLGVFLSGLVTLEGRPSNVIPKLQQEWFSSVVANWKLWIPFQFLNFRFVPQQFQVLAANILALAWNVILSFKAHKEIITR; encoded by the exons ATGGTTCCCTGTGGCCTCACTCTTTCTCTGAAACCTCCTACCCTTTGTACTCGTATCAGTTTTAATGGCGGACACATTTCAGCTTTCGGCCTCCAAGCTCCAATTCTTGAAACCCCAGTTCAAATGAAGGGGACTCGTGTTTGTTCTTTCCGCCATAACCATCGATTGGAGTTTAATGATGTGGGTCGGCGTCAAATGCAATGTGGGTCGCTGAGATTTACGGATTTTCGGATTTCAGCATCCTCTGGTGATGGCTCTGGCGATGGGTTTGGGTCTGGAGCTGGCGATGGTGGATATGGAGGTTATGGTCATGAAAATTCTGGAGGCGGTGAAGGGGATAGTGGCAAAAGCGGGAATAACTGGTCCTTCTTGTCTTG GTATTTGACTCTTCTTGCAAAATACCCTGCTTTGGTGAAATCTATAACATCTGGGATACTAAATGCTCTGGGAGATTTAATATGCCAG ATTGTTTTTGAAGAAGCACCATCAGCAGACCTGAGAAGAACGTTCAGATTTTCTCTTTTGGGGCTTGTGTTAGTCGGTCCCGCATTGCATTTCTG GTACTTGTATCTTAGTCAGTTGGTGACCTTGCCAGGGGCCTCAGGTGCATTCGTCCGTCTTCTTCTCGATCAG TTCATTTTTACTCCGGTATTCCTTGGGGTCTTTCTAAGTGGATTAGTAACACTAGAAGGGCGGCCATCAAATGTTATTCCTAAGCTTCAACAG GAGTGGTTTTCTTCTGTTGTGGCTAATTGGAAACTCTGGATACCTTTCCAGTTTCTCAATTTCAGATTTGTTCCGCAGCAATTCCAG GTCCTTGCAGCTAATATCCTTGCCTTGGCATGGAATGTCATCCTCTCCTTTAAAGCACACAAAGAGATCATTACCCGATAG
- the LOC103486860 gene encoding protein ROOT PRIMORDIUM DEFECTIVE 1, producing the protein MRYEIFFESPFFLSKPTFSRIPFGPFNHFCQKRWRKPVVSAQTRLEGRTRDLKLDKLATQLQKFRVILKLHELMTNRKRGPFVSLQIMSRWRNIVGVRIGIGEFLHKYPHVFDVFPHPVRRNLCCRITGKMTALMKQEENVINDMEIETVQRLKKLLMMSVNGTLHVHALRLISRELGLPDGFRESILEKYSDDFRLVDLEIVELVEKHENGAVAEVEKWREREFREKWLSEFDVKYAFPINFPTGFIIEGGFREKLRNWQRLPYTQPYEKRQGFGHRSSGGVQRHEKRAVAVLHELLSLTVEKLVDVDRLVHFRRDFAIEVNIRELLLKHPGVFYISTKGTTQIVFLREAYAKGCLVEPNPIYIVRRKMQDLVLLGRRHTKQLESSMEIKENDNAADNGDWLSKSEGSWVLPILQGFD; encoded by the coding sequence ATGAGGTATGAAATTTTCTTTGAATCcccattttttctttcaaagcCTACTTTTTCCAGAATCCCATTTGGTCCCTTCAATCATTTCTGTCAAAAGAGATGGAGAAAGCCAGTAGTGAGCGCTCAAACTCGGTTAGAAGGCAGAACAAGGGACCTCAAGCTCGACAAACTCGCAACCCAGCTCCAAAAATTCAGGGTCATCCTCAAACTCCACGAGCTCATGACCAATCGGAAACGCGGCCCTTTCGTCTCCTTACAAATCATGTCTCGTTGGAGAAACATTGTTGGTGTCAGAATCGGAATTGGGGAGTTTCTTCATAAGTACCCCCATGTGTTCGACGTATTTCCTCATCCGGTAAGGAGGAATTTATGCTGTAGAATCACTGGAAAGATGACTGCCTTGATGAAACAAGAGGAGAATGTTATTAATGATATGGAAATCGAGACTGTACAGCGATTGAAGAAGTTGCTAATGATGTCTGTGAATGGGACTCTCCATGTTCATGCTTTGAGACTAATCAGCAGGGAATTGGGGTTGCCTGATGGGTTTAGAGAATCGATTCTTGAGAAGTATTCTGATGATTTTAGATTGGTTGATTTGGAGATTGTTGAATTGGTTGAGAAACATGAGAATGGAGCTGTGGCTGAGGTTGAAAAATGGAGGGAGAGAGAGTTTAGAGAGAAATGGCTGAGTGAATTCGATGTCAAATATGCATTTCCTATCAATTTCCCAACTGGGTTTATAATAGAAGGAGGTTTTAGAGAGAAACTGAGGAATTGGCAGAGGCTTCCATATACACAGCCGTATGAGAAGAGACAAGGGTTTGGTCATCGTTCTTCTGGGGGGGTTCAGCGCCATGAGAAGCGAGCTGTGGCTGTTCTTCATGAGCTTTTGAGCTTGACTGTGGAAAAGCTGGTTGACGTTGATCGACTTGTCCATTTTAGGCGTGATTTTGCCATTGAAGTCAATATCCGCGAGCTTCTACTGAAGCACCCAGGAGTATTCTACATATCAACCAAGGGGACCACCCAAATCGTTTTCCTTAGAGAGGCTTATGCTAAAGGGTGCTTGGTAGAGCCTAATCCAATATACATTGTTAGAAGGAAGATGCAGGACCTTGTTTTGTTGGGCCGCCGACACACAAAGCAGTTGGAATCATCCATGGAAATCAAGGAGAATGACAATGCAGCCGATAATGGAGACTGGCTATCTAAGAGTGAAGGAAGTTGGGTCTTGCCAATACTACAGGGCTTTGATTGA